Proteins from a single region of Streptococcus oralis:
- a CDS encoding SIALI-17 repeat-containing surface protein, with protein MDRHFFEKRCHYSIRKFAIGAASVMIGASIFGANMVQAAETATPSETEGSITHVQALDKLPEDLAAALEKADAEAATEASHEETPATDEGTNPTSSEEAKPETSPTSPKPAETPKPVETPKADKQPAETTTPAVKPAEKQIEDREDVNHLEGATAQASNHETGTNFTADKAIDGDDNTRWATDRDAVKPTFELTLPKTTLIKHVEIDWDRRLRNGQNDPNIKSWSLYYAGQEDVGANGEKQWKLAHTKTGDPVLDEKVDLANSIQAKYLKLEINDYQAGTMNWRNVGIQEIRAYSNVPDHSKVTDIRQVTELTVAEDGQSLVLPTLPGKVSLIGSNKQGVIDLQNRIYKPLTDQRIKVMVQQIRDSQTFTKEFEVVIKGLHQDEGVGVKPKVAPAVQQWYGKEGQSSITSDTVLATGDSGFDQAATFYQSDLASRGLELATGDKQAQKRIEFKKVENKGYGKEGYGITIQNDVITIEAATNTGAFYATRTLLQMGETDLQNGEIRDFPSFSHRGFMLDTGRKFIPYDTLVDIMLNMAYYKMNDLQLHLNDNYIFLKEHLAGKNLSPEEQLKYVLEHAKTGFRVETDIVGKNGQKLTSDEHYTKEEMQNLIKLAKALHINLVPEIDTPGHALSFVKVRPDLMYQGSLSDYAGKHNVERVAMLDLDNKYDETLAFVKSVYDKLLDGPDAPLHGVSTVHIGTDEYYGSRESYRRYVNDLIKYIKGKGYTPRIWGSLSAKRGNTPVDWNGVEVDIWSIGWQRPNEAIAQGAKIINITDVPTYSVPSGSNSQAAYGDYANYERQYNSWTPNDFRTGGGPLLPASHPSILGGGHAVWNDNIDLHETGLTSYDIFKRFFKSMQTTAERTWGSDRAAATFAERTLPTSPYAPQSNPDKEVDQSDLFTINPETVKNYASKKVKASEQGLAFEKDSSIEGLAGDVGPSHVLKFDVTVTGDGEQTFSTSGDNRIYLADKDGYLAYQFEQFHIQFNKKLEKNKRYQISIVTKPQSTEVYVDGEKIERIANPAHPRFAHNSLVLPLESIGGFKGILHSAELSDKPFVNPRLISNDKITATASSQQLPGNATEGAVEKAFDNDPNTFWHTKWTGDTAPYTLTMTLKEAEKVNGLTYLPRPGGGNGVVTRYEIYAQKDGQMVKVSEGSWDNNAQEKTVNFTAVHTNKIELKVLEGVGGFASAAEVHLLKPVKEEQETPAPSQPEKPTTPEKPKVEQTGDGTVELADQFTASKPASEDSIAAASKSADYLKKEYKVFPTPQKVTYGEGVTALRKQVNLVMGDQLDIYTRNRLKSVLQDNQVSYTTGKAAIAGATNIYLGVHGQGSQAEQNLSNVSAGLFDKIDAYVLSIKDNSISIVGKDTDAVFYGLTTLKHMLKESQVPVLRNVTVEDYAELKNRGFIEGYYGNPWSNADRAELMRFGGDLKLNQYFFAPKDDPYHNKKWRELYPEEKLAEIRELARVGNQSKTRYVWTIHPFMNNRIRFGNEAHYQEDLATIKAKFTQLMKVGVREFGILADDAPSPVGGYNSYNRLMQDMTKWLTEMQGTYSGLRKEMIFVPGQYWGNGREDELKSLNENLPRSTTMTLTGGKIWGEVSESFLSTLKNNLSAGGKTYRPVSLWINWPVTDNSKQHLILGGGEKFLHPNVDPSLLSGIMLNPMQQSEPSKIALFSGAQYSWKQWKSEEEAKKINDIAFNFVENGHFEDSKVSAAFRELGKHMINQNMDNRVVKLEESVDLAPKLTDFMTKLKAGQDVTAERAALRAEFAKIKEAAELYKASGDKKMVAQIHYWLDNAIDQMNALDAFLTGTEAMATNDAAKLWDSYYKGLKLYEQSQTHTFHYVDHMEKAELGVQHIRPFILSLKEVLASEVQKVLHPDQIISTFITNRTGVEGGLAEVTDGDLATHAIIKSPNSIKTGDYIGMKFNKPVAIQTLTFAMGTQANPRDTFSKAEVQYQDENDNWITLKEPSYVGNESLLKFENLTIKAKAVRMIATADRENTWFAVQEIAVNRPVEKARSQQATTVSLSSNLVYKLNTSAHQITDGKDNTEAMMANADGSNTTPVDAWAQLDLGEVKSVTKVRLRQGTGDKLAAGVLEYSTDGTAWQELDRLSGEQTKEVTRAINARYIRVRNTKALDLWWRIQDFSVETRSGNSELTDTNVDALKETPVVDSLGSYELQIPAGTKLPAHRYLGMKLDRIHQIKSIQLQGQANPALSLEYSANAQEWTPASQLTDRSVVSHLVRYVRLVNKTDQEQAVTATSLLVTTKEVQPTKLESTTMGIHPTYGSNDVRKLNNLDQLFDGVYNNFVEFSDYAHKDGHVTLKLGSERTIKKIRAYIQDGTQNYLRDGKIQVSQDGKTWTDVVTVGDGVANSQHDDSLTDGWTHDSKMPGNRYIEGELTTPVKANYLRVLYTADYDARFVGFTELVINDGEFVKPINDPTVEGSSGESQGNLYNNLVDGKVLTSYKSEKDKGELVYHLSEPTNANHLRLISSLPEGAKARVLARTLKDGQDSWLDLGAITSSLQTFAIRNGGTLLDVKLAWESGKAEFYELASFYQELTEEAVQSSKGEEPAPVLEVPEFTGGVNAVEALVHDLPEYTGPVATVGDQAAPTVEKPEFKGGVNAVEALVNEVPEYTGPVAAVGEQAAPTVEKPEFKLSSLASDEGKTPAPDLKQEVTKQETTEQSLPATGESQSDTALFLAGVSLALSALFVAKTKKD; from the coding sequence ATGGATAGACATTTTTTTGAGAAACGCTGTCACTATAGTATAAGAAAATTTGCAATTGGTGCAGCCTCCGTTATGATTGGTGCTAGTATCTTTGGCGCCAATATGGTTCAGGCGGCAGAAACAGCTACACCTTCAGAGACAGAGGGAAGTATCACTCATGTTCAAGCCTTGGATAAGTTACCAGAGGATTTAGCCGCTGCGCTTGAAAAAGCAGATGCAGAAGCTGCAACAGAAGCAAGTCATGAAGAAACTCCAGCGACTGATGAGGGAACCAATCCTACATCAAGTGAAGAGGCAAAACCAGAGACAAGTCCTACAAGTCCCAAGCCAGCAGAAACGCCGAAACCGGTTGAAACACCAAAGGCAGACAAACAACCTGCGGAAACCACTACACCAGCAGTAAAACCAGCTGAAAAGCAAATTGAAGATAGAGAAGATGTCAACCATCTTGAGGGTGCTACTGCTCAGGCGAGCAACCATGAGACTGGGACCAACTTTACTGCAGATAAGGCTATCGATGGAGATGACAATACCCGTTGGGCTACAGATAGAGATGCAGTAAAACCAACCTTCGAATTAACTCTTCCAAAAACTACCCTCATCAAGCATGTAGAAATTGACTGGGATCGTCGTCTTCGTAATGGGCAAAATGACCCCAATATCAAATCTTGGAGTCTCTACTACGCAGGCCAAGAAGACGTGGGCGCTAACGGAGAAAAACAATGGAAACTTGCTCATACCAAGACTGGAGATCCTGTTTTAGATGAGAAAGTTGACTTAGCCAATAGTATTCAAGCTAAATATCTCAAGTTAGAGATCAATGACTATCAAGCGGGCACAATGAACTGGAGAAACGTTGGAATCCAAGAAATTCGAGCTTATTCTAACGTTCCGGACCATAGTAAGGTAACGGATATCCGCCAAGTAACCGAACTAACAGTAGCAGAAGATGGACAGTCTCTTGTCTTACCAACTTTACCAGGAAAAGTCAGTCTCATCGGAAGCAATAAACAAGGTGTAATTGACCTTCAAAATCGTATCTATAAACCTCTGACTGATCAACGTATCAAGGTCATGGTCCAGCAAATCAGAGACAGTCAAACTTTCACTAAGGAATTTGAAGTAGTCATCAAGGGCCTACATCAGGACGAAGGTGTGGGTGTGAAACCAAAAGTAGCACCAGCTGTTCAACAATGGTATGGGAAAGAAGGCCAATCTTCTATCACTTCAGATACAGTCCTTGCGACGGGTGATTCTGGCTTTGATCAGGCTGCAACCTTCTATCAGTCAGACCTTGCCAGCCGTGGATTGGAACTAGCAACAGGTGACAAGCAGGCTCAAAAACGAATCGAGTTTAAAAAGGTTGAAAACAAGGGTTATGGTAAAGAAGGGTACGGCATCACTATCCAAAATGATGTGATTACCATCGAAGCTGCCACAAACACAGGAGCCTTCTACGCCACTCGTACTCTTCTTCAAATGGGAGAAACAGACCTACAAAATGGCGAAATTCGTGATTTCCCAAGTTTCAGCCACCGTGGCTTTATGCTAGATACAGGTCGTAAATTTATCCCTTATGACACTCTTGTAGACATCATGCTCAACATGGCTTACTACAAGATGAACGACTTGCAGTTGCACCTCAACGATAACTATATCTTCCTAAAGGAACACTTGGCAGGTAAGAATTTAAGTCCAGAAGAACAACTCAAGTATGTTCTTGAACATGCCAAGACTGGTTTCCGTGTGGAGACAGACATTGTTGGTAAGAATGGTCAAAAATTGACATCAGATGAGCATTATACCAAGGAAGAAATGCAAAATCTGATTAAACTGGCCAAGGCCTTGCATATCAACCTAGTGCCAGAAATTGACACACCAGGTCACGCCTTGTCCTTTGTCAAAGTCCGCCCAGACCTCATGTATCAAGGTAGTTTGAGTGATTATGCTGGCAAACACAATGTTGAACGTGTTGCCATGCTCGACCTAGATAATAAATACGATGAAACGCTAGCTTTTGTCAAATCAGTTTATGACAAACTCCTCGATGGTCCAGATGCACCACTTCATGGGGTATCCACTGTTCATATCGGAACGGATGAATACTATGGCAGCAGAGAAAGCTATCGCCGCTATGTCAATGACCTTATCAAATACATTAAAGGAAAGGGTTACACTCCTCGTATCTGGGGCTCACTCAGTGCGAAACGAGGGAACACCCCTGTTGATTGGAACGGAGTAGAAGTTGATATCTGGAGTATCGGATGGCAACGACCAAATGAAGCCATTGCTCAGGGAGCTAAGATTATCAACATCACGGATGTACCGACCTATAGTGTGCCAAGTGGAAGCAATAGTCAAGCAGCCTACGGGGACTATGCTAACTACGAACGTCAGTACAATAGCTGGACACCAAATGATTTTAGAACAGGTGGAGGTCCGCTTCTACCAGCTTCTCATCCAAGTATCCTTGGTGGTGGTCACGCAGTTTGGAATGACAATATTGACCTTCATGAGACAGGTTTGACCTCTTATGATATCTTTAAACGCTTCTTCAAGAGCATGCAAACTACTGCGGAGCGCACTTGGGGATCTGATCGTGCAGCTGCGACCTTTGCAGAACGTACCCTACCAACGAGCCCTTATGCGCCACAGTCAAATCCTGATAAAGAGGTTGATCAAAGCGACTTGTTTACCATCAATCCTGAAACAGTCAAGAACTATGCAAGCAAGAAAGTGAAGGCAAGCGAACAGGGATTGGCTTTTGAGAAAGACAGCAGTATCGAAGGATTGGCTGGTGATGTTGGTCCAAGTCATGTCTTGAAGTTTGATGTAACTGTCACTGGAGACGGGGAACAAACCTTCTCAACAAGTGGTGACAACCGTATCTATCTAGCTGATAAAGACGGCTACCTTGCTTACCAGTTTGAACAGTTCCATATCCAATTCAATAAAAAACTTGAAAAGAACAAACGTTATCAAATCTCCATCGTGACCAAACCACAATCTACAGAAGTCTATGTGGATGGTGAAAAGATTGAGCGTATTGCAAATCCAGCTCACCCTCGCTTTGCCCACAATAGCTTGGTATTACCGCTTGAAAGCATCGGTGGTTTCAAAGGAATCTTGCATAGCGCAGAGTTGTCAGACAAACCATTTGTAAATCCTCGCTTGATTTCAAATGATAAGATTACGGCAACCGCAAGCAGTCAGCAACTTCCAGGGAACGCGACTGAAGGCGCTGTTGAAAAGGCCTTTGACAATGATCCAAATACCTTCTGGCATACTAAATGGACTGGTGACACTGCTCCATACACCCTTACTATGACCTTGAAAGAAGCAGAAAAAGTCAATGGCTTGACTTATCTCCCACGCCCAGGTGGTGGAAATGGTGTTGTGACGCGCTACGAAATCTACGCACAAAAAGATGGCCAAATGGTCAAGGTTTCAGAAGGAAGCTGGGACAACAACGCCCAAGAAAAAACAGTCAACTTTACGGCGGTACATACAAACAAGATTGAGTTGAAAGTATTGGAAGGCGTTGGTGGTTTTGCAAGTGCAGCTGAAGTTCATCTATTGAAACCTGTCAAAGAAGAGCAAGAAACGCCTGCACCAAGTCAACCAGAAAAACCAACTACACCTGAAAAACCAAAAGTAGAGCAAACTGGTGATGGAACAGTTGAATTGGCTGATCAATTTACTGCAAGCAAACCAGCTAGCGAAGACAGCATTGCAGCTGCTAGCAAGAGCGCAGACTATCTCAAGAAAGAGTACAAGGTCTTCCCAACGCCACAAAAAGTGACTTATGGCGAAGGTGTCACAGCTCTTCGCAAGCAAGTCAATCTGGTCATGGGCGATCAGCTCGATATCTATACTCGTAATCGCTTGAAGAGTGTTTTGCAGGACAATCAAGTATCTTATACAACTGGTAAGGCGGCAATCGCTGGCGCAACCAATATCTATCTTGGAGTGCATGGACAAGGTTCACAAGCAGAGCAAAACTTGTCCAATGTTTCAGCAGGTCTCTTTGACAAGATTGACGCCTATGTCTTGAGCATCAAGGATAATTCGATTTCCATCGTCGGAAAAGACACTGATGCAGTTTTCTATGGTTTGACAACCTTGAAACACATGCTCAAGGAAAGCCAAGTGCCAGTCCTTCGCAATGTGACAGTAGAAGATTACGCAGAGCTCAAGAACCGTGGTTTCATCGAAGGTTACTATGGAAACCCATGGTCTAACGCAGATCGTGCAGAGCTCATGCGTTTTGGTGGCGATTTGAAATTGAACCAATACTTCTTTGCACCAAAAGATGATCCATACCACAACAAGAAATGGCGTGAACTCTATCCAGAAGAAAAACTAGCTGAAATCCGTGAACTTGCTCGTGTTGGAAATCAAAGTAAAACCCGCTATGTCTGGACCATCCATCCATTCATGAACAACCGTATCCGCTTTGGCAATGAAGCACATTACCAAGAAGATTTGGCAACCATCAAGGCTAAATTTACTCAGTTGATGAAAGTGGGTGTCCGCGAATTTGGTATCCTTGCAGATGATGCTCCAAGCCCAGTCGGAGGCTACAATAGCTACAACCGCTTGATGCAAGATATGACCAAGTGGTTGACTGAAATGCAGGGAACTTACAGCGGTCTTCGCAAAGAAATGATCTTTGTTCCTGGCCAGTATTGGGGTAATGGACGTGAGGATGAGTTGAAATCCCTCAATGAAAATCTCCCAAGATCAACAACCATGACCTTGACGGGTGGTAAGATTTGGGGTGAAGTATCTGAAAGCTTCCTTTCAACTCTCAAAAACAATCTATCCGCAGGTGGCAAGACCTATCGCCCAGTTTCACTTTGGATTAACTGGCCTGTAACAGATAACTCGAAACAACACTTGATTCTAGGTGGTGGTGAGAAATTCCTTCATCCAAATGTGGATCCAAGCTTGCTGTCTGGTATCATGTTGAACCCAATGCAACAGTCTGAACCATCTAAGATTGCCCTCTTTTCAGGAGCTCAATACTCATGGAAACAGTGGAAATCAGAAGAAGAAGCTAAGAAAATCAATGACATTGCCTTCAACTTTGTAGAAAATGGTCATTTTGAAGATAGCAAGGTATCAGCAGCCTTCCGCGAACTTGGTAAGCACATGATCAACCAAAACATGGATAATCGTGTCGTCAAACTAGAAGAATCTGTAGACTTGGCTCCAAAATTAACAGACTTCATGACCAAGCTCAAAGCAGGTCAGGATGTGACTGCAGAACGTGCAGCCTTGCGTGCAGAATTTGCCAAGATTAAAGAAGCAGCCGAACTCTATAAAGCATCAGGTGATAAAAAAATGGTTGCGCAAATCCACTATTGGTTGGATAATGCAATCGACCAAATGAATGCCCTCGATGCCTTCCTTACAGGAACTGAAGCCATGGCTACAAACGATGCAGCCAAACTTTGGGATAGCTACTATAAAGGTTTGAAATTGTACGAACAGTCTCAAACTCACACCTTCCATTATGTAGACCATATGGAAAAAGCTGAATTGGGTGTTCAACATATTCGTCCATTTATCCTATCCTTGAAAGAAGTTCTAGCGTCTGAAGTTCAAAAAGTCTTGCATCCAGACCAAATCATCAGCACCTTTATCACCAATCGAACAGGTGTAGAAGGTGGTTTGGCAGAAGTAACGGATGGCGACTTGGCAACTCATGCGATTATTAAATCACCAAACAGCATCAAGACAGGTGATTATATTGGTATGAAGTTCAACAAGCCGGTAGCGATCCAAACCTTGACCTTTGCAATGGGAACGCAGGCAAATCCACGTGATACCTTTAGTAAGGCAGAAGTGCAGTATCAAGATGAAAACGATAACTGGATAACCTTGAAAGAGCCAAGCTATGTCGGAAATGAATCCCTACTTAAGTTTGAAAATCTCACTATCAAGGCCAAGGCAGTTCGCATGATTGCGACAGCAGACCGCGAGAACACTTGGTTTGCAGTTCAGGAAATTGCAGTCAACCGTCCAGTTGAAAAAGCTCGTAGCCAACAAGCAACGACAGTTAGTCTAAGCTCAAACTTAGTTTACAAACTAAATACCTCAGCTCATCAAATCACTGATGGCAAGGACAATACAGAAGCCATGATGGCAAATGCTGATGGTAGCAATACAACTCCAGTAGATGCCTGGGCACAACTTGACCTCGGTGAAGTCAAGTCAGTCACTAAAGTACGGCTTCGCCAAGGAACGGGTGATAAGCTTGCTGCAGGTGTACTTGAGTACTCTACAGATGGAACTGCATGGCAAGAGTTGGATCGCCTATCAGGAGAACAAACCAAGGAAGTGACCAGAGCGATCAACGCTCGTTACATCCGAGTCCGCAATACCAAGGCCCTCGACCTCTGGTGGCGTATCCAGGACTTCTCTGTTGAGACACGCTCTGGAAACAGTGAGTTAACAGACACCAACGTCGACGCCTTGAAGGAAACACCAGTAGTGGATAGCTTGGGCAGTTACGAACTTCAAATTCCAGCTGGAACCAAACTCCCTGCTCATAGGTATCTAGGAATGAAGCTTGACCGTATCCATCAGATTAAGAGCATCCAGCTCCAAGGTCAGGCAAACCCTGCTCTTAGTCTAGAGTACTCTGCAAATGCGCAAGAGTGGACGCCAGCTAGCCAGTTGACAGACAGATCTGTAGTGAGTCACTTGGTACGTTATGTGCGTCTGGTCAATAAAACAGATCAGGAACAAGCTGTGACAGCCACTTCTCTACTTGTGACGACCAAAGAAGTGCAACCAACCAAACTAGAATCCACAACAATGGGCATTCATCCAACATACGGAAGCAATGATGTTCGTAAGCTGAACAACCTAGATCAACTATTTGACGGTGTTTACAACAACTTCGTTGAGTTTTCAGACTACGCCCATAAAGATGGCCACGTAACCTTGAAACTTGGTAGCGAACGCACTATCAAGAAGATCAGAGCCTACATCCAAGACGGAACTCAAAACTACCTTCGTGATGGTAAGATTCAAGTCAGCCAAGACGGTAAAACTTGGACAGATGTCGTGACAGTAGGAGATGGTGTGGCCAATAGCCAACACGATGATTCATTGACAGATGGTTGGACACATGATTCTAAGATGCCAGGAAATCGCTATATCGAGGGTGAATTGACAACACCAGTCAAAGCTAACTATCTCCGTGTCCTCTATACAGCAGACTATGATGCCCGTTTTGTAGGCTTTACAGAATTGGTCATCAACGATGGTGAATTTGTCAAACCAATCAATGATCCAACAGTAGAAGGAAGTAGTGGAGAAAGCCAAGGCAATCTTTATAATAATCTTGTAGATGGCAAAGTCTTGACCAGCTACAAGTCTGAAAAAGACAAGGGCGAATTGGTGTATCACTTATCTGAGCCAACCAATGCCAATCACCTTCGTCTCATTTCCAGTCTTCCTGAAGGAGCTAAGGCACGTGTTCTTGCGAGAACACTGAAGGATGGTCAGGACAGTTGGCTAGACCTCGGTGCCATTACATCCAGTCTCCAAACCTTCGCTATCCGAAATGGTGGCACTCTTCTAGATGTCAAATTAGCCTGGGAAAGTGGCAAGGCCGAGTTTTATGAATTGGCAAGCTTCTATCAAGAATTAACAGAGGAAGCTGTTCAATCAAGCAAGGGTGAAGAACCAGCACCAGTGCTTGAAGTTCCTGAATTTACTGGTGGTGTCAATGCAGTTGAAGCCCTAGTGCATGACCTTCCAGAGTACACAGGCCCAGTAGCGACAGTAGGTGACCAAGCTGCTCCAACAGTAGAGAAACCTGAGTTCAAGGGTGGTGTCAATGCAGTTGAAGCCTTAGTCAATGAAGTACCAGAGTACACAGGCCCAGTAGCGGCAGTAGGTGAGCAAGCTGCTCCAACGGTAGAGAAACCTGAGTTTAAACTTAGCTCACTTGCTTCAGATGAAGGTAAGACACCGGCACCGGATCTAAAACAAGAAGTGACGAAGCAAGAAACTACTGAACAAAGCTTGCCAGCAACAGGTGAGAGCCAATCTGACACGGCCCTCTTCCTAGCAGGTGTTAGCCTAGCCCTATCTGCTCTCTTTGTAGCAAAAACAAAGAAAGACTAG